Proteins encoded by one window of Actinomycetota bacterium:
- a CDS encoding DUF6458 family protein produces the protein MTDSMGIGVSVFLLAVGAILAWGVNIATEGVNLNTIGIILMIVGAIGLLFSLLFWSSYAPFGGRREVVRDREIDRGVV, from the coding sequence GTGACCGACAGCATGGGTATCGGAGTGAGTGTCTTCTTGCTGGCCGTTGGTGCGATCCTGGCGTGGGGCGTGAACATCGCCACCGAGGGAGTGAACCTCAACACGATCGGGATCATCCTGATGATCGTCGGCGCTATCGGTCTTCTGTTCTCTCTCCTGTTCTGGAGCAGCTACGCTCCGTTCGGGGGCCGACGCGAGGTCGTTCGCGATCGCGAGATCGACCGCGGCGTCGTTTAG
- a CDS encoding mechanosensitive ion channel family protein encodes MLTPLALQEDIAEALPQGLTAWDWATAGAIFLAGVILAKLAHRLISRWIEKGHAQRSGRVVGRVVAYVIALGGFIYALVSLRVQIAPLLGAIGLGGLALAIAMQSTLENFISGVFLEARRPFRRGDQIATNEFEGTVEDVNLRATLIKTFDGERVVIPNGTVLNNPIVNFTALGALRTTLTVGVAFDSDLPQVKRVVQEAVRGVEGVLEAPPPMVFVDSYADSSIQLAVHFWHAPQRMVRWQVRDRVAIAVKQAFDRENITIPFPQIRLGPDPG; translated from the coding sequence GTGCTGACGCCGCTCGCCCTACAGGAGGACATCGCGGAGGCCCTGCCTCAGGGCCTCACCGCGTGGGACTGGGCGACGGCGGGGGCCATCTTCCTCGCCGGTGTGATCCTGGCCAAGCTGGCTCACCGGCTCATCTCGCGGTGGATCGAGAAGGGACACGCCCAGCGCTCCGGACGGGTCGTGGGCCGGGTCGTCGCCTACGTCATCGCGTTGGGGGGGTTCATCTACGCGCTGGTCTCCCTGCGCGTCCAGATAGCACCCCTGCTAGGTGCCATCGGCCTCGGCGGGCTCGCGCTGGCCATAGCGATGCAGTCGACCCTCGAGAACTTCATCTCGGGCGTGTTCCTGGAGGCGAGACGCCCGTTCCGGCGGGGAGACCAGATAGCCACTAACGAGTTCGAGGGCACGGTGGAGGACGTCAACCTGCGAGCGACCCTCATAAAGACGTTCGACGGGGAGCGGGTCGTCATCCCCAACGGGACGGTCCTCAACAACCCGATCGTGAACTTCACGGCGCTGGGCGCCCTGCGGACCACCCTGACCGTGGGCGTCGCTTTCGACTCGGACCTCCCACAGGTGAAACGGGTGGTGCAGGAAGCGGTGCGCGGCGTGGAGGGTGTCCTCGAGGCGCCGCCCCCGATGGTCTTCGTCGACTCGTACGCCGACTCCAGCATCCAGCTGGCCGTCCACTTCTGGCATGCGCCTCAGCGGATGGTGAGGTGGCAGGTCCGCGATCGGGTGGCCATCGCTGTGAAGCAGGCGTTCGACCGCGAGAACATCACCATCCCGTTCCCGCAGATCAGGCTCGGGCCCGATCCCGGTTAG